One Oryza sativa Japonica Group chromosome 8, ASM3414082v1 DNA window includes the following coding sequences:
- the LOC4344438 gene encoding uncharacterized LOC4344438, translating to MATSKKEVRHGTAQAKVNGDDEMLRTGFINGTPLEAGKVADSQPVDLFDQARRVCPEEEEDEAGCRKIAESEPVDLFSDAGRVAHQQQHKVVGRQA from the coding sequence ATGGCGACGAGCAAGAAGGAGGtgaggcacggcacggcccaggcgaAGGTGAACGGTGACGACGAGATGCTACGGACTGGCTTCATCAACGGCACCCCGCTCGAGGCCGGCAAGGTCGCTGACTCCCAGCCCGTCGATCTCTTCGACCAGGCTCGCCGCGTCTgtccggaggaggaagaagatgaggccGGCTGCAGGAAGATCGCAGAGTCGGAGCCCGTGGACCTCTTCTCCGACGCCGGCCGCGTCgcgcatcagcagcagcacaaGGTGGTGGGCCGCCAAGCGTAA